In one Notolabrus celidotus isolate fNotCel1 chromosome 1, fNotCel1.pri, whole genome shotgun sequence genomic region, the following are encoded:
- the igsf8 gene encoding immunoglobulin superfamily member 8: MRTMMASMKAALFVFVHGVLQYAVCRDVTLPIGTLYRVAGFPISLPCSVSGHEGPRTQDFEWFLYRDDAGGRQMGVVSTRDKGFPYAPFQPRVTNGEVRVERDSGDKVRLVIQRLRAEDQGKYECYTPSTDANYQGNYSATVSVKVIPDTLQVSYIRSLTNQPVPEGAELTLTCSAGIQSEQLTHLSVMFGKKSGAEGAGSAGAGGEVSTVREIISIDKMLGVVPGRGYKKRYDEGEITLEKRSGEGGLDLYVMKMKGVQPDDTGSYFCESSQWIRDPDRSWQKIAQRTLDIGNLTVQQLAESLSVTSSPQGEVTLQIGSPLILTCEVLGMPSDVNSGLLVQWMKRGSASSDVGGAGGVEVEVARMSPDGVVSWGDDLSRSSGGSMEKVSEGKYSLKLFSARPLDSGVYRCVVSVYAGRRNPGPSTPATHTQRSEGVTVNLKTKDVLVAAVAQLPRGPLLKRGSTITLICNATVKTTGPAQAQVQWLRWPIPAPFIKKEQSTGPYVTLPAPPVEEKPKLVAALMYDGVSKIYTNTSEVSIDRLSTVSYRLRVHTATMEDQGMYACHAEAWGQDPHGGWYNTGARSESNAVTVYLYARAADLLLIPLVVGVASALFVGILIIATVTCCFMKRLARQRAQK, encoded by the exons ATGAGGACCATGATGGCTTCGATGAAAGCAGCATTATTCGTATTTGTACACGGGG TGCTCCAGTATGCTGTGTGCCGTGACGTAACCCTTCCCATAGGAACCCTCTACCGCGTGGCAGGGTTCCCCATCTCCCTCCCGTGTTCTGTATCGGGACACGAAGGCCCACGCACGCAGGACTTCGAGTGGTTCCTGTACAGGGACGATGCTGGCGGGAGACAGATGGGAGTCGTGTCCACCAGGGACAAGGGCTTCCCCTACGCCCCATTTCAGCCCCGGGTGACTAATGGGGAAGTCAGGGTGGAGAGAGACTCTGGGGACAAAGTGCGACTGGTGATCCAGAGGCTCCGGGCTGAAGACCAGGGGAAGTATGAGTGCTACACACCCAGTACTGATGCCAACTACCAGGGGAACTACAGCGCCACAGTTAGTGTCAAAG TGATCCCTGACACACTCCAGGTCAGCTACATCCGCTCACTCACCAACCAGCCCGTACCAGAGGGGGCTGAATTGACGCTGACATGCTCAGCTGGCATCCAATCAGAGCAGctcacccacctgtcagtcatgttCGGTAAGAAGAGTGGAGCGGAGGGTGCAGGGAGTGCCGGTGCAGGAGGGGAGGTGAGCACTGTTAGAGAGATCATCTCCATTGACAAGATGCTGGGGGTCGTCCCCGGACGCGGGTACAAGAAGAGGTACGATGAGGGAGAGATCACCCTGGAGAAGAGGAGTGGGGAAGGAGGCCTGGATCTGTACGTGATGAAGATGAAGGGGGTGCAGCCGGACGACACTGGATCGTACTTCTGTGAATCTTCACAGTGGATTCGGGACCCTGATCGATCATGGCAGAAGATCGCACAGAGGACGCTGGATATTGGCAACTTGACCGTTCAGCAACTAG CGGAGTCACTGAGTGTAACATCCTCACCCCAAGGGGAGGTGACCCTGCAGATCGGTTCCCCTCTCATCCTGACCTGTGAGGTGTTAGGGATGCCGTCTGATGTCAACTCTGGACTTCTTGTTCAGTGGATGAAGAGGGGATCTGCAAGCAGCGATGTAGGTGGAGCAGGGGGCGTCGAG GTTGAGGTTGCCCGGATGAGCCCCGATGGTGTAGTGAGCTGGGGGGACGACCTCAGCCGATCTAGTGGAGGCTCTATGGAGAAAGTGTCAGAGGGAAAGTACTCTCTGAAGCTGTTCTCGGCCCGCCCTCTGGACTCAGGTGTGTATCGGTGTGTGGTGAGTGTGTACGCGGGGAGAAGAAATCCTGGTCCCTCTACTCCTGCAACACACACCCAGAGATCTGAGGGAGTCACTGTCAACCTCAAGACAAAAG ATGTGCTAGTTGCAGCCGTGGCTCAGCTCCCTCGAGGTCCCTTGTTAAAAAGGGGTAGCACCATCACACTGATCTGCAACGCCACTGTGAAAACTACAGGTCCTGCCCAGGCTCAGGTGCAGTGGCTGCGGTGGCCAATCCCTGCACCTTTCATCAAGAAGGAACAGAGCACAGGTCCTTATGTCACTCTACCAGCTCCCCCTGTTGAGGAAAAACCCAAACTGGTAGCTGCCCTCATGTATGACGGTGTATCAAAGATCTACACTAACACCAGTGAAGTTAGCATCGACCGCCTGTCCACTGTCAGCTACAGACTGAGGGTCCACACAGCAACAATGGAGGATCAGGGCATGTATGCGTGTCATGCTGAAGCTTGGGGACAGGACCCACATGGAGGCTGGTACAACACAGGGGCCAGATCAGAGTCAAATGCAGTGACTGTTTACCTGTATGCCAGAG CTGCTgacctcctcctcatccctctgGTTGTTGGAGTGGCCTCTGCCTTGTTCGTGGGCATCCTCATCATAGCAACAGTAACTTGCTGCTTCATGAAGCGTCTGGCAAGGCAGCGCGCTCAAAAATAA